A portion of the Algisphaera agarilytica genome contains these proteins:
- a CDS encoding DNA-directed RNA polymerase subunit omega gives MIEALKDDTVINALGGRFKFTSLVQHRVRELMDGDRPLVERNGRTDFEVAVQEVVEGKITLELPAEDEE, from the coding sequence ATGATCGAAGCTCTCAAAGACGACACCGTGATCAACGCCCTCGGCGGACGCTTCAAGTTCACCTCGCTGGTCCAGCACCGCGTCCGTGAACTCATGGACGGCGACCGCCCGCTGGTCGAACGCAACGGCCGCACCGACTTCGAAGTCGCCGTGCAGGAAGTCGTCGAAGGTAAGATCACCCTCGAGCTCCCCGCCGAAGACGAAGAGTAA
- a CDS encoding flavoprotein, which translates to MPEDASNLAGRKILVALTGGIAAYKTATLVSRLAQAGAEVRVIMTEAATKFITPLTLQSLSGHPVLTSMWQHDDRPDSQHVGLARWCDQMVIAPCSADMLAKLAAGLTPDLVSLTVCALPSDTPLLVAPAMNADMWDSPIVQRNLQTLRDLLPNFNEVGPAKGWQACRTSGSGRMSEADEIKRSLVDISIGTDE; encoded by the coding sequence ATGCCCGAAGACGCCTCCAACCTCGCCGGCCGCAAGATTCTCGTCGCCCTCACCGGCGGGATCGCCGCGTACAAGACCGCCACGCTCGTCAGCCGCCTCGCCCAAGCCGGGGCCGAGGTCCGCGTGATCATGACCGAGGCGGCCACGAAGTTCATCACCCCACTCACGCTCCAGTCCCTGTCGGGCCACCCCGTACTCACCAGCATGTGGCAACACGACGACCGCCCCGACTCCCAACACGTCGGCCTCGCCCGCTGGTGCGACCAGATGGTCATCGCCCCCTGCTCCGCCGACATGCTCGCCAAGCTCGCCGCCGGACTCACCCCCGACTTGGTCAGCCTCACCGTCTGCGCCCTGCCCAGCGACACCCCGCTGCTCGTCGCCCCCGCGATGAACGCCGACATGTGGGACTCACCGATCGTGCAACGCAATCTGCAAACCCTGCGCGACCTCCTGCCCAACTTCAACGAAGTCGGCCCCGCCAAGGGTTGGCAGGCCTGTCGCACGAGTGGGAGCGGGCGGATGAGCGAGGCCGATGAAATCAAGCGAAGCCTAGTCGATATATCCATCGGTACTGATGAATGA
- a CDS encoding cytochrome-c peroxidase has product MRYPPVALLLVLLVLAFAASPALSKVTGVITITRLFNYADQDIPSYITQDNTPLNNPITDEGATLGRVLFYDKRLSADNSISCASCHQQEHAFSDTAERSEGIDGQLTNRHSMRLVNVRFGDETKFRWDESAESLEAQMTLPIRNQAEMGYSGEDGGPGFDELIEKMEDTRYYPKLFKMAFGDSQITEERMQLALAQFVRSIQSFDSKYDEGRAQVDSELDDFPNFTASENNGKRLFFEDFEWVEDEHTPRRRPNARNASTDSFLAARRVGGGFNCAECHVPPEFAIVPDSLNNGFVRPSPPGRGNPVDLNVTRSPTLRDLVHPDGDLNGGMFHAGAATNINALFAHYDFRQPNDDNTNLDPRMIKDGLPQLLDATRQERHDLIAFLETLTGSNVYTDEKWSDPFNERGDLRLQR; this is encoded by the coding sequence ATGAGATACCCGCCGGTTGCTCTGTTATTGGTTCTATTGGTCTTGGCGTTCGCGGCGAGCCCGGCCCTGTCGAAGGTCACGGGCGTGATCACCATCACGCGTCTTTTCAATTACGCAGACCAGGACATCCCGTCCTACATCACCCAAGACAACACGCCTCTGAACAACCCGATCACCGACGAAGGCGCGACCCTCGGCCGGGTGCTGTTCTACGACAAACGACTCTCGGCGGACAACTCGATCTCGTGTGCGAGTTGCCATCAGCAGGAGCACGCCTTCTCCGACACGGCCGAGCGCAGCGAAGGCATCGACGGCCAACTCACCAACCGTCATTCGATGCGTTTGGTCAATGTCCGATTCGGGGACGAAACAAAGTTCCGCTGGGACGAGTCGGCCGAGTCGCTTGAGGCGCAGATGACCCTGCCCATCCGGAACCAGGCCGAGATGGGGTACAGCGGTGAAGACGGCGGCCCCGGCTTCGATGAACTCATCGAGAAGATGGAAGACACCCGCTACTACCCCAAGCTCTTCAAGATGGCGTTCGGCGACAGCCAGATCACCGAAGAGCGGATGCAGTTGGCGCTAGCCCAGTTTGTCCGGAGCATCCAGTCGTTCGACTCGAAGTACGACGAGGGGCGGGCCCAGGTCGACTCGGAGCTGGACGACTTCCCGAACTTCACCGCCTCGGAGAACAACGGCAAGCGGCTGTTCTTCGAAGACTTCGAGTGGGTCGAGGACGAGCATACGCCACGGCGGAGGCCGAACGCCCGTAACGCCAGCACCGATTCTTTCCTCGCGGCCCGGCGGGTCGGCGGCGGGTTCAACTGTGCCGAATGCCACGTGCCGCCCGAGTTCGCGATCGTGCCGGACTCGCTGAACAACGGCTTTGTGCGCCCTTCGCCGCCGGGCCGGGGCAATCCGGTGGACCTGAACGTGACCCGCTCGCCCACCCTGCGTGACCTCGTCCATCCTGATGGGGACCTCAACGGCGGCATGTTCCACGCCGGTGCCGCGACGAACATCAATGCGCTTTTCGCCCACTACGACTTCCGCCAGCCCAACGACGACAACACCAACCTCGACCCCCGCATGATCAAGGACGGCCTACCCCAGCTGCTCGACGCCACCCGCCAGGAACGCCATGACCTCATCGCCTTCCTCGAAACCCTCACCGGCAGCAACGTCTACACCGACGAGAAGTGGTCCGACCCGTTCAACGAGCGGGGGGATCTACGGCTGCAGCGATAG
- a CDS encoding pyridoxamine 5'-phosphate oxidase family protein, protein MTDDLAFNQEIELFLATCRTASLATFGSDGQPHAANLQYAHDANWCLHWISSTDSKHSQHLIENPRAAVTIYAHQDVPELIHGLQIHGTVDLAISHGQAEWNHVWELYTGKFEFVNSMPQLRSAAEQQSFYRFRPTWLRWIDNRKGFGWKVEKTLS, encoded by the coding sequence ATGACGGACGACCTCGCCTTCAATCAGGAAATCGAACTCTTCCTCGCCACCTGCCGGACCGCGAGCCTCGCGACCTTCGGCTCGGATGGCCAGCCCCACGCCGCCAACCTCCAATACGCCCACGACGCCAACTGGTGCCTGCACTGGATCAGCTCGACCGACTCCAAGCACAGCCAGCACCTGATTGAGAATCCCCGCGCCGCGGTCACCATCTACGCCCACCAGGACGTCCCCGAGCTCATCCACGGCCTTCAGATCCACGGCACCGTCGACCTCGCCATCTCCCACGGTCAAGCCGAGTGGAACCACGTCTGGGAGCTGTACACCGGCAAGTTCGAGTTTGTGAATTCGATGCCTCAGCTCCGCTCGGCTGCAGAACAGCAGAGTTTTTATCGTTTCCGCCCGACCTGGCTCCGCTGGATCGACAACCGCAAGGGGTTTGGCTGGAAGGTCGAGAAAACGCTGAGCTGA
- a CDS encoding LL-diaminopimelate aminotransferase, with amino-acid sequence MARINDNYLKLAAGYLFPEIARRVNAFAEANPEAKLIKLGIGDVTEPLPEAIRTAMIRAVNEMGKSESFHGYGPEQGYAWLREAIADHDYKARGCEIDASEIFVSDGSKCDSGNILDILGHDNTIAVCDPVYPVYVDTNVMAGHTGGANEDGRYEGLVYLPMTDANSFEPALPESPVDVVYLCYPNNPTGATASRETLKAWVDYALANNTLILFDAAYHAFITDEDVPHSIYEIEGARKCAIEFRSFSKNAGFTGTRCAFTVVPKGLTGKASDGSDVEIHGLWNRRQSTKFNGVSYIVQRGAEAAYSEEGKAQIEELVGFYMENARLIREGLIAAGMTVFGGINAPYVWVKTPDGVSSWDFFDQLLNEAHVVGTPGSGFGASGEGYFRISAFNSRENVEEALQRIGAKLAV; translated from the coding sequence ATGGCCCGTATCAACGACAATTACCTCAAGCTCGCCGCCGGCTACCTCTTCCCGGAGATCGCACGCCGCGTCAACGCCTTTGCCGAAGCCAACCCCGAGGCCAAGCTCATCAAGCTCGGCATCGGTGACGTGACCGAGCCTTTGCCCGAAGCGATCCGCACCGCGATGATCCGCGCCGTCAACGAGATGGGCAAGAGCGAGTCCTTCCACGGCTACGGCCCCGAGCAGGGTTATGCCTGGCTGCGTGAAGCCATCGCCGACCACGACTACAAGGCCCGCGGCTGCGAAATCGATGCCTCGGAGATCTTTGTGTCCGACGGCAGCAAATGCGACAGCGGCAACATCCTAGACATCCTCGGCCACGATAACACCATCGCTGTGTGCGACCCGGTCTACCCGGTGTATGTCGACACCAACGTCATGGCCGGCCACACCGGCGGGGCCAACGAAGACGGGCGTTACGAAGGCCTGGTCTACCTGCCGATGACCGATGCGAACAGCTTCGAGCCCGCGTTGCCCGAGTCGCCTGTGGACGTGGTGTACCTCTGCTACCCCAACAACCCCACCGGCGCGACCGCCAGCCGTGAGACGCTCAAGGCGTGGGTCGACTACGCCCTGGCGAACAACACGCTGATCCTGTTCGATGCGGCCTACCACGCGTTCATCACCGATGAAGACGTGCCGCACTCGATCTACGAGATCGAAGGCGCTCGCAAGTGCGCGATTGAGTTCCGCAGCTTCTCGAAGAACGCGGGCTTCACCGGCACGCGTTGCGCCTTCACCGTCGTGCCCAAGGGCCTGACCGGCAAGGCCAGCGACGGCAGCGACGTGGAGATCCACGGCCTGTGGAACCGCCGTCAGTCCACCAAGTTCAACGGCGTGTCCTACATCGTCCAGCGCGGGGCCGAGGCGGCCTACAGCGAAGAAGGAAAGGCCCAGATCGAAGAGCTGGTCGGCTTCTACATGGAAAACGCCCGCCTGATCCGCGAAGGGCTGATCGCCGCGGGCATGACCGTGTTCGGCGGGATCAACGCCCCGTACGTCTGGGTCAAGACCCCCGACGGCGTTAGCTCCTGGGACTTCTTCGACCAGCTTCTCAACGAAGCCCACGTCGTCGGCACCCCCGGTAGCGGCTTCGGCGCATCCGGCGAAGGCTACTTCCGCATCAGCGCCTTCAACAGCCGTGAAAACGTCGAAGAAGCGCTCCAACGCATCGGCGCCAAGCTGGCTGTGTAA